The genome window CAGTAAAGCAATCCGCTTGTGTTGACGCTGATTATCTGTCACTGAGTTATATAACCAACGATACGCATCTTCATAGTCCAGCGGGCTGCCGTAATCACGCAGTAACAGCTCAGCCAACTGAATTCTCGCATTGAGATCCCCCATTCCGGCGGCTTCCCTTAAATAGGGGATGGCCCGTTCACGGTCTTGCTGCACAAACGTACCATGCGCGTAATAACTGCCCACACGTTCTAATGCCGCAGGCAAACCTTGATGCGCAGCACTTTTGATGTAATACAATCCGAGTTCGACATTCTTATCAACGCATACTCCCCACGACAACATATCGCCATACAGGAACTCATACGAGGGCAAATTGATGCGCGTGGCGCGAGCAATAATATCCTCGACCAATTGGCATTTATCCGCTTTGACACGTTGTAAGTGTTTATTCTGCTCAATCAATCTGATGAGCTCAGATTCGCTGTAGATTGGTACCGGCTTACCGACATCACCGATTTCGTTTGCTTTCGCACCCGATAATGAGACGTACAGGCCCAACATCAGCGAAGCCGCGACAAATCGTAGCTTCATTGCTGCACTCTTAGTTCATAACTAGCCTTTGATTTAAAGTATGCGATGGCATACTGGCTAACCTGTTACTTTTATCGACCAAACTGGCCATCTCTTTAGGCAAAACTTGTCGTTTGGCGGCAATTCTTTGCCATTCGTAACCAATGATCCTAAGTATAGTGACAAAAAAACCGACTCGTAAGTCGGTTTTTGTTAAATGAACGTCTCATTAAGCGTCAAATGGGTGGAACTTAATGATGGTTTCACGGCGGTCTGGGCCAGTAGAAATCATATCTACAGGAACGCCAGTGAGTTCTTCAATGCGCTTGATATAATCTAGCGCTGCTTGAGGAAGTCCGTCAATAGATGTCACACCAAACGTAGTATCCGACCAACCTGGCAGAGTTTCATAAATCGGAGTAATGTTTTCGTATGCATCAGCCGCAAGTGGAGACACTTCCAGCACCGTACCGTCTTCAAGTTGGTAGCCAGTACAAATTTTCACTTCTTCTAAACCATCGAGTACATCAAGCTTAGTTAAGCAGAAACCCGTCACTGAGTTAATTTGCACGGCACGACGTAGTGCTACCGCATCAAACCAACCACAACGACGTTGACGGCCAGTTGTCGCACCAAACTCGGCACCTTTAGTTCCTAAGTGATGGCCAACATCATCGGATAATTCTGTTGGGAATGGACCAGCACCAACACGGGTACAGTACGCTTTTACGATACCGCAAATGTAACCTAAATGCGCAGGACCAAAACCTGAACCAGCAGCAACGCCACCAGCGGTGGTATTTGACGATGTTACATAAGGGTAAGTACCGTGGTCGATATCAAGCAAGGTTCCTTGCGCGCCTTCAAACATGATTTTATCACCACGTTTACGAGCACCATCCAGTTCATCGGTCACATCAATAACCATGGATGTCAATAAATCCGCATAGCTCATCGCTTGTTCAAGGACTTCTTCATAACTCACTGGCGCCACTTTATAGAAGTGTTCAAGTTGGAAGTTATGATATTCCATCACCGTTTTTAGCTTTTCAGCAAAGGTTT of Vibrio zhugei contains these proteins:
- the motX gene encoding flagellar protein MotX, translating into MKLRFVAASLMLGLYVSLSGAKANEIGDVGKPVPIYSESELIRLIEQNKHLQRVKADKCQLVEDIIARATRINLPSYEFLYGDMLSWGVCVDKNVELGLYYIKSAAHQGLPAALERVGSYYAHGTFVQQDRERAIPYLREAAGMGDLNARIQLAELLLRDYGSPLDYEDAYRWLYNSVTDNQRQHKRIALLRQGLEQRMPQNIIARAKREQTYW
- a CDS encoding adenylosuccinate synthase translates to MGNNVVVLGTQWGDEGKGKIVDLLTEDAKYVVRYQGGHNAGHTLVIDGEKTVLHLIPSGILHKNVKCIIGNGVVVSPDAMLHEMKELEERGVPVRENLYISEACPLILPYHIALDQAREAALGKKAIGTTGRGIGPAYEDKVARRGLRVGDLANKETFAEKLKTVMEYHNFQLEHFYKVAPVSYEEVLEQAMSYADLLTSMVIDVTDELDGARKRGDKIMFEGAQGTLLDIDHGTYPYVTSSNTTAGGVAAGSGFGPAHLGYICGIVKAYCTRVGAGPFPTELSDDVGHHLGTKGAEFGATTGRQRRCGWFDAVALRRAVQINSVTGFCLTKLDVLDGLEEVKICTGYQLEDGTVLEVSPLAADAYENITPIYETLPGWSDTTFGVTSIDGLPQAALDYIKRIEELTGVPVDMISTGPDRRETIIKFHPFDA